ATACAAGTCCCTAGGTTGTTACTATGATGTATTAGTCCATGTGGCAATAATATAAATGTAATAAGATAATGCTTTATATTATGAGAATATCTTAATATCTTATGATTATTAATGATATTTAATTGTTCTTAAATTCAAAATCATAAATTCTTGAGTCAAGGTGTTTTATTTTGTAACCTTATAGGAAATAATCAAATTCTTGAATCACTAGCCCTAAGTGCAAGAATTtagaatttgaaagttttagacAAGAGTGAAATGTAAATTAGTTCAAAGGATGAATTATACCCATGATCTAATCTAAAAGAGGGTCAAACTTTAAAAATTCAAATCAATCatgttcaattaaaaaataaaagaatcatAATGATAAATACAAAATTAGAATAAACTTATATaccaaaaagatgaaaacaaattTTATAACACTATATTTAtaactataaaaaaatatttacttcCATTCCTTATAATTACGTTATTTTaacttatttaaaaatatattataactaAAACTAAAACATAACCTAAATAAACCTTTCTtttaaaataaacattttattAAATCTCTATTCGTTTAAATTTGATTTAAGAAAACCTCATACTAAAATAatctaaaccctaatttttaacaagacaaatcTCCCTAATATTCCTCCTAAACTAACCCACAATACGGCGACGGTGTCCAAGTCCCCTCTACAGAACCACGTATTCAAAGTAAACAGACGTTACATTCACCGAACGGTAGGCTTTGACTTCAAAGTAAATAAAAGTGACATTCAGGCGTTTCATGatagaaaaatcaaaatatcaGAAGTGGCATCCATAGATAATGGAGAAAAATTCTACTTGGTGGAATAGTCAATACACAAGGCACGAGCCGTTACTCCCACAAGAATACTTCCTGGAAAAATTCATGTTTGACAATTTCGCACTACTTTATCCCCTCCTATATATGAAACAACAATTCTGCTCCTTTTAGGCACAATATTACAATCACATTTGAAGTAGAAGAAGAAACAACAATGGAGTGCAGTCTGTGTGGCGATGTGGGCTTTCAAGTCTACTTATTCCAATGCAAAAAATGTTTAATGCGTTTTCAGCATCAGTAAGTTAGCATTTGCCCTCCTTATTGCTCTCATTTTATCCAATTTCAGCTAGACAAGTATCATGTAGGATATACAAATTTATTGTTTCCATTTGTGCAAGGACTATCACTTTTGATCTTATGAGTTTGGCTCTTTTTGGTCAGATATTGTAGCAGAGCATACTATGAGAAATTATCAGTTGAGAGTATCAGTAAAGTGTGTGACTGGTGCTTCACTATTCAAGAAGAGTATGCAGGGATTAATGATTGGCTTATGATCAGGGATTCTGTTAAAAGAATTAGAAGTTCTGCTGGGTTTGGAGAGTCTACAAACATGACCCAAAATAGAGAAGATAAGAGTAATTTGAAAAAATCCTGTGTTGAAATTGATGGACAGATACCCAAAGAGCTGAAGAAGCAGAGGAATCCTAAAGTTGTATGCACTACTGAAAGAAAACTTGGGAAGAAATATAAGCTTCTTGATGAAATTGTTTGTTGATAGCAATGGATGCAAAGAAATATAGGTCCATATATATGTATGGTGGATGCTTTGTCTAAAATGAACAGAGGGTGAATATTTTGAGAGCATGGAAAGGAGCTATGTTTGTATATAGGCCAGCACTATGAGGGATATATATCTTTCATAGATACTAAATTGTAATTTCTACACTTCCACGGTTAACTAATACAAGGAGAAATATGATTTATCATGGATGTAATCAAATTGGCTAACCCTGTAATTTGTTATCGTTGCGCAATTTATgctttttttctcaaaaaaattgcATTTGTTATTTGTTTAATATATGTGTTAGATTTCAGCTGACAGAAAGAGAGCCATGGAAATAATTATAATAAGCAATCTCATAGTTTCTTACAATACTGGCTCAGATTATTAGCCGATTGGCTATTTTTAGGTGGGGTTCGTGGCCACCGGAAAACTGTCTCACGCTGGAGTTTTTTGTGCCCGAATATTTCGCTGCTCGCAGGTTTTCCGTCTAACAGTTACCGTGAACGGtgaatgcttccacattttgtgtaCATGTCTATCAGGCACTTGCAACTACATCATCTGACAAAAATCTCCTTTGCActatatgctttgatggatgtctataCCCTGTTTCAAAGTTCTGTAGGCCGGAGAAGGTGAATGGATCAGTTTGGACATTTTCTTTAAATTTCCACATCCATGTAGTCCAAACGTAGTAGCCATAAAAGGCATGGGGATTGACTCAAAACAAATGCATGCAATGTGAATCCTGATGTTTCCTAGAGTAGAATATGGTAACTTCAACGCACAGGTAAAATTGTAGAAGTTAATCAAATATTTGGATGCAGATGTGAAGATTTGCAAGTTCAAAAATGGCCATCAGAGAAACTATAGTAAGAAATTCAATGACCACATCAGAGTGGCCATTTTTTTTAATAAGCTAGTCATAAATATAACATAGCTGATTGAAGAAAAAATCTACAATGCCACACTAACATGTCCACCTGTTGACAGATAATCAATTCCAGCTCAACAATTGtgaatgcaatttatttcattttcaaacttTGTACATCCAAGAAAAATATTCAGATGTGTGCTTCTAAATTGTACCATGCACTAGAATCTTGATGTTCAGCACTAGCCTTTCTAAGCCCTCAAGGCTTTTTCAAGATTccgcttgaatgatattacatgaTAGCAAAGTTGTAAGAAGATCTTGTATTTCAAATAAGCCAGCTACAAAGTGTGATTTGTTAATCAAATTGACCATACAAATTGCCATACAACTTGCAGATCAAATATTTCTTATAAATCAATGAGttatcaaatcaaaaaaaaaaaaaattatcatacgtgggctgcacacagccatttatTTATACAAACGTATTCAATTATGAAACAAATAGCTAGGAGAAGGTGAAAGGTCATCTGACAGTTGAACTTCACATTTCCAACATAAACATCATATTCTATGTTTTGATTTATATAAAATCAAATTCCATATTTAAATTGAATTCATCTATAAGTATAATTTAAAATGAACtatctaaataaataaaaaatagattaaacTCTGACTAAATTTGTTTAGGTTgttcatttttttgtaattttaggTGAATGCATTTTCTTTTGGTTACAATTGTAGTTTTATTGCAGGAATATTCAACAACCACATCATGCCTTTCTACTCCAAATATCCTGGCCTCTACCCAATTGTTTGTTTTTTTTGTAATTGAGAATCCGAAGTATAGATCGAAGTACTTGCCATTAGAATTTCTTCAAAATTTGGGGAATCTGAAGTCCTTCTTTCCAGACCACATTTTTTTTCCAGGAATACTACCATGTTTGAGATGTAGCATCAAACCTATTTAAGATGCTTCTTAAATATAGGCCAAAAGATAAAGCTACGAAAAAAGAAATACTTttgaagaaggcatagttagaGGCCGAAGGAAACCATGAAGTCGAGAAGCCCAATTTAGTTTATATTTCTACaagatcaattttaatttttggcaATGAAGTGGTCATAGTAGAGACCATAAGCACTACAACAAGAGTACTACCAAGGCTACCATTTTGGAATTTTTTGCATTAGTACTGAGAAAATCAATCTCTATTTGTTATTGCATGATAATGTTGCAAATGCGAATACATTGGCATTTGTTGTACGTGTGAGACAAGAACAAGTGAGATGAAGTGCGATTAAAATGTGGCAAAAATCAAAATCTAAAATATACTATTTAAATCCAACAATAAATTAAGCAAACCATTCTATCTCAatacaaaacaaacaaaaagagaAAATGCATTTAACATTTTCTACATAAAACATTGACTTTGTGGGTAGATGGCTTGTGTTGACAAAAACATAAATTAATTTAATCTAACAGAATTCTCACCTACTTTCTTCTTGTCATTACCCTTCCATTTCACATAAGAGGAAAATCTCTCAACAAATCTTCTTTTGGATAGAGGAAGGTTGATGGACAGTGTGTTTGAAATGATTTTAAGATTTTGACTATGTGATAAATTTAATATCGAATTTTTGGACATATTCTATGATCTATTATGAGGATCATATATTTTTCTAATTCTTAACTCGttcttatattatatttttaaattttcatttaataatattaatagataaataaaaaatctatattaaaattataaagataaataaataatgtaAATTACTATCGGCTTAACCATTGCACCTCATTCAAGTGCAAGTGCTAGTTTTATTTGTGTTTAGTTACTCTATTAATTTTTTGACTTTTCACCCAACTTAGAAAAAATCAAagatatttattttcaaattttgaattagtaaaaatatttttttcaccTCTATTGCCAATGTTTGGCCCACCCTATATTCACATCTTTAATAATGTAGCAAATACaagataacaattggtatttgacaTGTCTTTCCTTAAAATTTCAACCTATTAGTTTCAAATCATGAACTTTTCTATGTTGCGTATATGTCTTTTGAGTAAAATGTAAGTTGAAAAATATTATATCTTTAAGGCAACTAATTATCTACATTTCTTCCATTGGAAACAATTAATTTTCCATGTTGAATTGATTTCCTTCTATAGTTGTGCACAATTTGATGGGTTGCtacttattttcctcttcttgttgtctactatttttcttttcttcatatAATAGGTCATTATCTTGGTCATTGGGACTTCACTATTATTACACACCATTTTGGAATTCCTTTGATATTGTGGGTAGTTGCAATTCTTAGCTACATAATAATTACTATTGATGATGCCATGAAATAATTTCATAGCTTGTTTTTCTAATAATTGTCTATCTTTTAGTAGGAATATTTGTTAGAAAGGCATAACATTTCATTTTTCAAATAGAAGGATAATTATAAATGAGATTGTTAATATTTCCACTAGAAATGAGGAAGAGTTGTTACATTAGCAAACTAGGTTGTGAAGAAGTAGAACATGTCAATTTTGGGGGACTTGAAAGACATACTGTAATTGATTTAGGGGATTTAATTGAGGATAAGttaatatacaataatcaaaatgaaTTTAATAGTTCATGGGATGATAAAGATGTAAACAAAAAAATGGAGAGGGTTAGAAGGGAAATTAGTtatatttattgatttatgattagacAAACATGAATATTTTATTGTACATTGCACTTGACAATTAAGTTCAAGATTCTATCTATAGACCATACATCTTAGATTTTAATGGACctatattgttggaaagagacactatacAGATCATACaatggtgtcattgatggcaactgaagCTAGATATCCTATCCGCAGTGATTGATATTTATATACAAGAAGTCAAAGTGAAGTTTTGGTCAAGTGCAGTGGTTAGAATAGTGTATCAAGGAGAATGTAGTATTTTGGCTGCTATTTCATttatgttgaatattttgtgttgcggaCGTAAAGGATGTTAGCCATATGTCTAGAGTACCTTATTCCAGAATCTTAGCCTTCGATGTTCATTCTCTATTGAGTTACAAGGTCCGGTGAATTggtttttgggttgaacagtgTTGTATGGCCAACTTGGATAATTGGTCTTTGTGCATAATTGATGAAGTAATTTTGGTGATAGTTTTTGTGTTCAATGATGGTTGGCCAACATATGAGTAAggtgtggacaattctttttggtccgcATATGTATTGTTGGTCCACATATGTATTGGAGTTCGGATTGATTTGACTATGTATGCATGTTTCATCATTTGTATAATGTTCTTGAAGACGACATGTAATTATCCTAATTTTTTGTTGCAGATATAAAAGatcgatggatatgatcatttttaaTATCAGTGAAAGTGTGAAAAGTATTTGTGATTGATTAAACACAGTTTCATGTGTGCAAGTGAATGGTTTATGCTCCAGAATATTGCGGATAAACATAACAGAGTAGTGTAGCGGAGCAAAAAAAGAATAAGTCTTTTGTGCTTGACCAGAGCTATACCCTGCCATTTGTAGATTCTATTGTTTTAGTTcatacattccaattatcttttgtaaaatattttgtaaggtagtgagcattCCAAGGTTGTTGTCCTTCTtccttttgagaagtgagctctaggcagtttgcctaaatgcatgtgcttTCCCAATTTAATATTTTGATACTTTGcatagtatatttatattgtggatctcatccccaccatgggttttcccttaaccaggttttccatgtataaatttggtgttatggtgttgttgttgattactttgtgtttctacatctttcttttgttcatttgcattaagtggctaAAATAACaagttaataggattaaaaattgcagaacactaattcaacaccccccccttagtgttccttgattccaacactatACAACTTAAAGATGAAGTATAAATTTCTATACTAACTTGGTCCTTAGACACTTTGTCCTTGCACATATCAATCATTTACTATTATATTGAGTTTCCCTTCCCCTATGGCTAGATGCTTAAGTCTAAAAATGTGGTAGTGTTTAAAAACACCTTGGGGATGAAACCTCCTCAATAATAAGTTTGACCCTTTATTAATGTCTAATGATGAAAGACATGATAAGAAATGAATAGAATTGCTTAGGATGTTACAATGGTATATTTGTTAATGTGAGGATGATCTAAATGTAATAAGATGATTCTTTATATTATGAGATTGTCCCACTATCCCATGATTACTAATGATCTATAATTATTCTTAAATACAAAGTCCAAAATGCTTAAGTCAACATGCTTTATTTTGTAAGCTTACAACTAATAATCAAATTTGGAAATCACTCCCCTCAAGAGAAAGAATTTAACATTTGAATTATTGAAACAAGAGTGAAATATAAAATAATTCAAAGAACAAATTGTACTCATGATCTTATCTGAAGGAATCCTAgaatttcaaacacatcttgttcAATGAATAAATAAGATTATTCATAAATGCGATAAACACAAATTTTTTAATTAAGCagaaacaggttttgaggggacccaaaccCCTCACAAAAGAGAACTAGGGACTAGAACCCACAGATAAGGTTGCCTAGATAGATAGACATTAAACACTGGCATCTCAAACCAAcacaagaaaataggatagcaagAAACTATCTCGAGGGATTTACAGGCACCCTGTAACAAAGGAAAAGACAACACACCCTAGCCAAAATTAAGAAACCAAGGCAAGCCCTTTAAAATTGCTAGCATACACCAAGGAAAGCACACAATAGAGGGTTTTAGTTGGCTCCCTCAACTGGAAGAGGACAAACAACACATTACTTCTTCCCCTTATGGGACCAAAGGGTCATATCAAAAACACTTGTAAATTTAGATTTTTTCCTTTTCACCGATATCCACCCTTCTTCCACCTTCACAGTGGAATCCATCCAAGAAGTCGGGTGTAAATGACCCAAGAAAGAGCCTGCCAAGCCCAAAGGACCAGCAACATCAACTTCCTCCCTGTCAACAATGGGAAGGACAACCACATTAGAAGAAACACCAACCTACGACACACAAGCCAGAGTAGCCACCATAGGCCATGAAGAATCAATGCCACCTTCCCTAGAGGAAGCCTCCCCATCCTCCAAAGGAGTCATAGTAGCAACTAGGCTATCCTGAGCACCTACTTCTGAGAAACTTCACTATGAATAATTCTTCACAACATAATAATGTTGAGTTGAAGTACCATTTCACCAAGACACAGAACGTTTCTTAGTAGCACCAAGATCACATTTAGCAGCAACATGACTCATTTTAAAGCACTTTCTACACCTGAAGGGAATCCTTTCATAGTCCAAAGGCTAAATCCAATGGCCCTTAGAAGACACAAGAATAATCTTTGTAGGAAAAACCTTAGACACATCAATGTCCACCAAAATGTGAGCATAGGTAGAATGGTGAATATTAAAGAATTAGTGTCGAACATCGGAAAGTCACTAAGAGCCTCATCCACTTCCTCCTGAAAGTAAtccacccaaagatgaagtgggaggttagggagcctaacccaaataggcaTCTTGTTGAAAGTTTTAGTAAAGGGATTGAAATATTTGTGCCTTGAGGCTTAACCATTAACATAAAACAATCATCCCAGCCGAAGAAATGATCACACATGATACAATTTTTGTCCTCAACATTCTCAAATTTTTCTATGAAAAACCCTTTAGCCAAAGGGAAGATATGAACTGTACCAAACATGACGGGCTCCCAGTGCTTGGATATCCATGCATGAAGTTCTAGAAGGCTAGGCCAAAATGTCTAAATCTACAAATAATACCATGAGCAGCAAAAATAGGGGCAGCGTGATCAATCTCTGCCTTAGTCTTTGCTTCCAAAGAAATGGCAATAAACCTGCAGATAGGAAAACGCTCAGCCATAGGAGCAATCTTCATCTCAACCCCAGCATTGGAGTGGTTACCCCAAGAAGGAGACATGACAACCACAACTGAAGAGGGAATAGCCATCGCTGAAGGTGGTAGACGAGCACTCGAAGTAAAAGGAGAAGCCAACGGGGGAAAACCTGCAAAGACCCGTAGACACACCTTAGCCCCCGAACCACCCACCTTGGCTAGATCAAGAGCCCCCGAAGTAGAGACAAAACCCTTGATAAACACAAAGTTAAAATTAACTtatacaataaaaattaaaaacaaactttatAACACTATATTTACAACAATACCAAAATTATTTACTTTGATTTCTTATAAATTaacttatttaaaaaatattttataattaaatctaAAACCATAACCTGAACAAACTTTAAATTAAATAAACGTTCTATTGACTTTCTA
The nucleotide sequence above comes from Cryptomeria japonica chromosome 11, Sugi_1.0, whole genome shotgun sequence. Encoded proteins:
- the LOC131036966 gene encoding uncharacterized protein LOC131036966 translates to MECSLCGDVGFQVYLFQCKKCLMRFQHQYCSRAYYEKLSVESISKVCDWCFTIQEEYAGINDWLMIRDSVKRIRSSAGFGESTNMTQNREDKSNLKKSCVEIDGQIPKELKKQRNPKVVCTTERKLGKKYKLLDEIVC